The genomic window AGGAGGCGGAGCATTTGAAAAAGCGGTTTCAGGTGATCTGAGGACAAAATATATCGTTGATGGTGTCGTGAAAGAGGAAACCAGAGAAAAAGTAAGTGAAAAACCTGTTCAGGTTTCTGTAAATACGGCAGTCGGATTACAGCTGAAAGTCATCCGGAATATCGGGATCTATGCAGAGCCGGGAATAGGATATCACTTTAATGACAACAGTTCCTTAAATACCGTTTATAAAGAGAAACCTTTGAACTTCAATCTGAAATTCGGAGTTAGGATCTTGATTGATTAGAAATATTTTCTGTATCAGTTCAGTATAGCTTTTAAATAACAAATCACCAATAAAATAAATAATATGAAAACAAAACTTATGTTTTTCAGTCTTTTGCTTTTAAGCTTTTTATATGTAAAAGCACAGCAATGCACTCCAACGGTTACAAGCCCGAGATTAGGAACCATGTTTCCGGACAAGATCGTCTTTTGTAATTCAGAAACGGAAACCCTCACCACTACCCAAACGTACGCAACCTACCAGTGGTATCGGCAGGAATGGGACTGGCAAACCCCGAATACCAACCCGTGGGTTGCTGTTCCGGGAGCCACTTCACAGACTCTTACCATCAACGGAACGGATGATATGCTGTATTATTTCAAAGTGGAGGTTACACAGAACGACTGTACGGCAGAAAGCACCCCCATCCTTGCAGACGGCTACGCGTACGGACTTCCTTTCATGATGGCGGATTTTCAGCCGGGAACTTATGAAGAAATCGGGCCGGGCGAATACAATGTTTGTCAGGGAGCCTCGGTGCAGCTGAATGATGGCTTCCCGCAGCTTTACGGAGTCCACACCTGGTTCCGTTGTCTTCCGGCAAACAATCCGCCTTCACCGGCCGATCCGTGTATTATTCCCGGGGAAACAGGAGATTCTTACACAGCGACAACCACCGGCCATTACGGATTCTATGCCTGTACCGAATATTGCCCGGACCAATGCGAAATGCTGGGTGATTTTGCCTTTATCCAATTAAATTTCGGGAACTGGAGCAGCTGTGCAAGCCTTTCAACCGGGGAAACCCAGCCGAAAGAAAATGCCCTGAGCATTTATCCCAACCCGGCTTCACAGGTTATTTTTATCGGTAAAGCATCAGACAAAAAGTACCCGGAAGTTTCTATCATCGATATGTCCGGAAAATTAATCCTGCAGAAAAAAGACCATCAATACACTGAAGCAATCGATGTAAGCAGCCTGGTACCCGGAACATACATGATCGTCTCTAAAAGCTCAAACGGGAAACTGTACCGGAACAAGTTTATTAAAAAATAATGCGGCAACACCTGCGCAAATTTAGTTTTTTCAATAATCACCGTAGAGGCTGCTTTCAGAGCAGTCTCTTTTCATTAAAAATAAAAGCTGCCCCCGAGATTTGGAGGCAGCTTTGTTATTTATTCGGGTTAAAGATCTACTTTTTAATCCACCACTGACTGTCTTTCCGGTCGGAGCGCTTTACGCCATTGTTCAGCGTGTAGGCAAAGCCAACACCCAGGGTCTGTTTAAGCTGGGTCTTCTGGATCTGGTTGTGATCGTACATTAAATCAACCGTGATATTGGAAGAGATAAATTTGTTGACTTTTAAATTAAGTATCATTCCGTAGGCCAGGACGAGTCTTTCAGGATGATCCAGGTAATTGGAGAAAACGGAAGCCGTATTGGTAACGTTGATGTTTTCCATCAGCTTTACTTTATAATAAGCCGTTCCTAAGAAACCGTATTGAAGCAAAGAAGTGTCTCCGTCTGCTTTCAAGCCGTAAGTGCCGGCTACCTGCAGCTCTTTGTCCAGGACAAAAACCCATCTCGCGTTACTTGGCCGAAGCGTCACATTGATATTGTCATTCGGCCGGTAGGTGATTCCCATCCCGGCATTAACATAGCCGGGGGCCATGAAATTGGAGATTTTTTTGGCTCCGGGATTATTGCCGTCTTCGTATCCCGCAGAAAATTGCGAGAGTAATCCTGCCCCTGCCGAAAGGTACCAGCCTTTCGAAAATTTCCTTCCGTAGTTGGTGGAAATGTTGATCACATCCTGGGTTTTTCTTACGCCAAGCCCTTTCGTATCATTCTGTCCGTAATTGAGAAGAATGATGTTTTCCCAAAGATCCTTGCCTTTTTCGTAGGTAATGTTGTAATCCAGTGCGGCAAGCCATCCTACGTTGTTGGCACCTCCGCCCACCCAGTTGGAAAACGCTGCTTGATTGATCATTACAGACTGCTTTCCTATTACCGACCAGTGTTTTATGGTATCTTTTTTGACTGCTGGCGTATCGATGATCACTACCTGCGCACCGGCGAAAATTCCTAGAGAAACTGAGAGCATTACTAAAAACTTCTTCATGACTTCAAGATTTATTTTAATAAAAATTTCGTACAAAAATATTAAATATAAATTTTATGGATCCGGATTCAGGCTGCCCAAAGTTGCCGTACCTAAATTTTTAATGTTTTTTTAAGGTCTTCTCTGCTTCTCGTGACATGATCAAAGAGCCATAAACCTGAAAGTGAAGGAAATCATTACTTTTTGGCTGAAATCGATCCGCGATGAGGTCATTCGTCGACAAATTTTCCGAAATTTATCATTGGCTTTTCATTTGACATAAAATAGGCATGTTTAAAAATAATGTAATTTCCAAAAGAGCGGTTATCAACCCGTTGCTGATGCTTTCAGCCATGTGGCTGGGCTATTTTCTACAGTTGCACGGCTTTTTTGCAAGTTGCTTCGGAGCCATTATTCCTTTATTGCCGGAAGGGCTGCTGGGAATTGTTACGTCTCCGCTTTTACATGGAAGCCTGGATCATATTATCGGAAATTCCATTCCCATGGCAGTTCTGATGTTCCTGCTGTATGAATTTTATCCGCTGGTCGCCAATAAGGTTTTTATTATCGGCTGGCTGGCAACCGGATTTCTGGTGTGGCTCCTTCCGCCGATTGATATCATGACGGGCGAATATCTTTACACCTGCACCATCGGAGCAAGCGGGGTTGTTTATGTCCTCGCTTTTTTCCTTTTTTTCAGCGGTGTTTTTAAATGGAATGTAAAACTGCTTACCATTTCTCTGCTGGTGG from Chryseobacterium sp. SORGH_AS_0447 includes these protein-coding regions:
- a CDS encoding rhomboid family intramembrane serine protease, with the translated sequence MFKNNVISKRAVINPLLMLSAMWLGYFLQLHGFFASCFGAIIPLLPEGLLGIVTSPLLHGSLDHIIGNSIPMAVLMFLLYEFYPLVANKVFIIGWLATGFLVWLLPPIDIMTGEYLYTCTIGASGVVYVLAFFLFFSGVFKWNVKLLTISLLVVLYYGSLVWGMLPEELFSNLQEPSKIAWQAHLAGAVVGIILAFMFKRVGDKKKRYIWEFPNYYSEKDDKLWQEYKENHPEDFMELPYKKKDDIWDRLDELRGKNY
- a CDS encoding T9SS type A sorting domain-containing protein — protein: MKTKLMFFSLLLLSFLYVKAQQCTPTVTSPRLGTMFPDKIVFCNSETETLTTTQTYATYQWYRQEWDWQTPNTNPWVAVPGATSQTLTINGTDDMLYYFKVEVTQNDCTAESTPILADGYAYGLPFMMADFQPGTYEEIGPGEYNVCQGASVQLNDGFPQLYGVHTWFRCLPANNPPSPADPCIIPGETGDSYTATTTGHYGFYACTEYCPDQCEMLGDFAFIQLNFGNWSSCASLSTGETQPKENALSIYPNPASQVIFIGKASDKKYPEVSIIDMSGKLILQKKDHQYTEAIDVSSLVPGTYMIVSKSSNGKLYRNKFIKK
- a CDS encoding DUF3078 domain-containing protein, with protein sequence MKKFLVMLSVSLGIFAGAQVVIIDTPAVKKDTIKHWSVIGKQSVMINQAAFSNWVGGGANNVGWLAALDYNITYEKGKDLWENIILLNYGQNDTKGLGVRKTQDVINISTNYGRKFSKGWYLSAGAGLLSQFSAGYEDGNNPGAKKISNFMAPGYVNAGMGITYRPNDNINVTLRPSNARWVFVLDKELQVAGTYGLKADGDTSLLQYGFLGTAYYKVKLMENINVTNTASVFSNYLDHPERLVLAYGMILNLKVNKFISSNITVDLMYDHNQIQKTQLKQTLGVGFAYTLNNGVKRSDRKDSQWWIKK